The window AAAGGCGGCCAGGGCTCCACGGGTGGCCGTTTGCCATGCTTAAATTTCGCACCATGACTGATGCCCGGGATAAGCAGGGGAATCTTCTCCCTGACGAAGATCGCCTTACTCGTTTAGGCGGGTTCCTGCGCAGCACCAGCTTGGATGAATTGCCCGAGCTTTTCAACGTCTTGCGGGGCGATATGAGCCTGGTCGGCCCAAGACCGCTCTTGATGGAATACCTTGATCGTTACACACCCGAACAGGCGCGGCGGCACGAAGCTAAACCCGGCATCACCGGCTGGGCGCAGGTTAACGGACGGAATGCCCTGACGTGGGAGGAAAAATTTCAGCTGGATGTCTGGTATGTCGACAACTGGAGCCTCCGATAAAAACGAAATGTATCTCAACATTAGGACCAGTTCGGAAGGTCCTCAAATGGTCATTAAGGTGCATAGACCATCCCCCTTCCTTAAATCCCCGTTTCCTCCCAGCCCTCACTAAAGGACTGAGTATTGTAAACGACATTCATATACGGGGGGTTGGCTCCCATATATTGGTATGATCGATGTATCATATCGCATATCAATTCGCTACTTCTGTCCCTTACTCCCTAAAAGCTCTCCTGTTTCCTCAATCAGCCTTCCCAGATGCGTAACGAGCCAACTATTGTCCGCTGACGTCACCATCGCCAATGCAGCTTCTAGCTCCTCCAGGGCTATGACCCCCTCTCGGATGGCTGCCTCAAGAAGCTGGGGCGTTTGTAGATACCGATTGCGGCCTAGCAGGCGCAGCGCCTCCTGTTTTGTCCGGCCTCTTTCGTAGGTGGCAAAAGCCCAGCCGCGATGGGATGCCACGGCCAAACAGGCTGCCTCTCCGTCGGCCAAGACCGTCCGGAGATTTACATAATCTTGCAGTTCATCGATGCCCTCGACATGTGTTTCGTGTAAGGCACCCCGTCGCAGCTGCTCTTCCAGGACTGTTCACTGGTTCGGGTGTGTGATCTCCTACGTCACATTTTCTACTACCCAGAACCGGAATACCATGGTGTCTAGCACATGAGCGAAACATTCCAGTTCAATCAAGTCGATGATAACATTGGCATCAATGAGCACATCCACACCTAACCCTCGCTTTCGGGACCTAAAGGCTCCGATGACACCTCGATCTTCTCCAGCATTGGTTGGAGCTCATCTAGATCAAACCCCGCCAAACGCGCGAGCTCGCGGAATTTCCCACGGGAGATGATCTCGAGTCGGAGCGCCTCCAGAGCCAGATGCAGGATTCGCCGGCGGGCAAGGCGCAGCTTGGCTGGGATAGCAGATCGTCCCTTATCGATATGATCCGTGTCCGCTTCCTGGATCTTATGGCTATTTTCAATATCCATATTCATGCCAAGGATGCGGGATAGTGCCCGGCCAGATCCATCTTGCTCGGCAGCCAGAAGATTATCCCGCTCTTTCTCAGTGATTAGTTTAAGGTTAAAGAGTCGCCAAATCATAGCCAATCGGCTTACGCTAAAGTGGTTAGTCAATAGACATACATGCCAGAGTCCGATCCCCGATGTTTCTGCTCCAAGGCGTCCCTCCACAAACAGGACATCGCCTTCCGGAGGAACGACGGCCTCTCGGGGTCTGGAAGGAAGCCCTTTATTTAGTCGTAGCAGGTAATCGCGGATGCCATCCTCGGGCATGAGAAAGGCCGCAGCGAATGCGTTTGCGCGGACCTCGCGCAATTCGTCGCTTTCCTCCTGGCGGCTGACAATGCCCTGCCGGTCGTGATCCATCAGGGCATGGCAGTACTCATGGGTGAGGGAGAAGCGGCGCCGTTCAGCAGCATGGCTGACATTAACCCCGCAAACGACGCTCCCGTTAAGGCGAATTGTAAAGCCGGAGAGTTGATCAGGCAATTCCAATTCCAGGACAGTGATGCCCTGATTTTCCATGAGGTCTCCCATGTCGTCCACGGGCGCGGAGCCCAGCTCCAGGCGCTGCCGCTCCTGGTGTGCCAGGTGTTTTCCCTGCTCCACTGCCT is drawn from Bacillota bacterium and contains these coding sequences:
- a CDS encoding ImmA/IrrE family metallo-endopeptidase, with translation MLTSKDLAARLKEARERTGLTQEEAAQFLGLARSAIALIETGKRKVSGLELARLAYLYGRSPSDFFDSEFAADGVSVLLRALPETTDQEETKEAIRQGIALAREIDNLEHLLGVERVTAILPRFSTISLRGRWEAVEQGKHLAHQERQRLELGSAPVDDMGDLMENQGITVLELELPDQLSGFTIRLNGSVVCGVNVSHAAERRRFSLTHEYCHALMDHDRQGIVSRQEESDELREVRANAFAAAFLMPEDGIRDYLLRLNKGLPSRPREAVVPPEGDVLFVEGRLGAETSGIGLWHVCLLTNHFSVSRLAMIWRLFNLKLITEKERDNLLAAEQDGSGRALSRILGMNMDIENSHKIQEADTDHIDKGRSAIPAKLRLARRRILHLALEALRLEIISRGKFRELARLAGFDLDELQPMLEKIEVSSEPLGPESEG
- a CDS encoding sugar transferase, with amino-acid sequence RRPGLHGWPFAMLKFRTMTDARDKQGNLLPDEDRLTRLGGFLRSTSLDELPELFNVLRGDMSLVGPRPLLMEYLDRYTPEQARRHEAKPGITGWAQVNGRNALTWEEKFQLDVWYVDNWSLR